The stretch of DNA TATCGTACGATTTCTTTTTCATGCGGCATTGCCGTATCCGAATAGATGTCTGTCGGATATTCGCCCGTAAAGCATGCCAAGCATTGTCCGCAATTTTTCATCTGAGGGGAACGGCCCATCGCGTTCAACATTCCTTCTATTGAAAGGAATGTCAGGGAATCCGCACCGATCAGTTCCCGGACTTCCTCTACGGAACGGCCTGTTGCAATGAGCTCCGAGTCCGTGCTGATGTCCACTCCATAATAACAAGGGCTGACGAGCGGAGGAGATGCGATGACGACATGGACTTCCGTGGCGCCTGCCTCTTTCAATAACGAGACGATCCGCCTCGAAGTCGTCCCCCGCACGATCGAGTCGTCAACCATGACAACCCGTTTGCCATTGACCACTTGATGGACCGGCGACAGCTTCATCTTGACCCCCTTTTCCCGTAAAGCCTGGGAGGGTTGAATGAACGTCCGACCGACATACCGGTTTTTGATGAGTCCGAGCTCATAGGGAATGCCGCTCTCCTCAGAAAATCCGATTGCTGCCGAAATGCTGGAATCCGGCACACCGGTCACGACATCCGCATCGATGTGGATTTCCCTAGCCAACTGCTTTCCGCACCGTTTCCGCGCCATATGGATGTTGATATCATCTATATCCGAATCCGGCCGGGAGAAGTAGACATACTCCATCGAACAGATTGCCCGATCCGCAGCCGGCGCAAACCGTTCCGATTGCAGTCCTTTATCATTGATGATCAACAATTCCCCAGGCTCGACCGAACGGATATGTTCAGCGCCGATAATGTCAAATGCACAAGTTTCGGATGCGACGACCCACGCATCACCCAGCTTCCCGAGGGATAGCGGACGCAACCCGTTCGGATCCTGCGCCACCATGAGACCTTCCTCCGTCAATAGGACAAAGGCAAAAGCACCCTTCAAAATCGCCAATGCTTTCTTCACACGGTCCCGTTGTGTCAATGAGCCGCTGCTTCTCTTGATCAAATGGGCGAGCACTTCTGTATCTGATGTCGTTTGGAAAATGCTTCCTTGCTTCTCTAGATGTTCTTTCAAGTCACGAGCGTTGACAAGGTTCCCATTATGAGCGATGGCCATGCTTCCTGTCGTAGAACGGAATACGAGGGGTTGGACGTTCTCAATGCCGCGGCCGTCCTCCGTCGTATAACGGACTTGCCCGATTGCACTGCGTCCTTTCAACCCTTCTATCTTGTCGCCGGAGAACACTTCATTCACTAAGCCTTCGCCTTTAATGACTTGGAGCCCTTTTCCATTCTTTGTTGCAATACCGGCGCCTTCCTGCCCACGGTGTTGCAGCGCGTGCAGACCATAGTACGTGAGCTGCGCCGCATCTTCATTTCCCCAAATGCCAAACACGCCGCACTCTTCGTTTATGCCTCTGAGTTCAGCAAGCATTGGATTGCCCCTTTCCAAGCGGAACGGAATTCCTCCACCGTCCCGTCAATCAATGTAGCGTCATGATCGCCTTTAATCACAAGTTGTCCGTTATCTGTCACAGTACCGATTTTTACTGCATCCGCCACCGCTTTTTCAAATGCCGCTGCATTCTCTTCTTTCACCGTCACAAGGAAACGGGATTGCGTTTCGCTGAATAAAGCAGTAACTGCTGAACCCGAAACAGTGACTTCCGCTCCGAGGCCCGCCGTACCGAATGCTTTTTCACAAAGCGCTACCGCAAGTCCGCCTTCGGATAAGTCTGTCGCCGATTGAACGAGATTGTTTTGAATCGCTGCGAGCAACTCTTGCTGACGTTTCGCTTCCACATCCAAATCGATTGCCGGTACTTGTCCGGAGATCTTCCCTTCGAGCATTTGCTGTAATTCGCTTCCGCCGAACTCCATCGCTGTCTCGCCGATCAAGTAAATGACATCTCCAGCTTGTTTGAAGACAGTTGTTGTCACTTGGGAAAGGTCATGGACGAGCCCTACCATCCCGATGGTCGGTGTTGGATAGACCGGCACGCCGTTCACTTCGTTGGATAGGGAAACGTTCCCGCTGATGACCGGGGCATTCAATTTCAAGCATGCTTCTGAAATACCGTCCGCAGATTTTTCAAGCTGCCAAAACACTTCAGGCTTATCTGCACTACCGAAATTCAGGCAGTCCGTGATCGCAATCGGTTCGGCACCGGAGCAAACCAAGTTCCGTGCTGCTTCCGCAACTGCAATTTTCCCGCCTGTTTCCGGATCTAAATAAACGAAACGTGAGTTACAATCCGCTGTCATTGCAAGACCTTTATTCGTCCCTTCCACACGAATGATACCGGAAGATGACCCCGGTGCTACGACTGTATTATGCCCAGCTTGCGTATCAAACTGATTATAAAGCCATTCTTTTGAGGCAATCGTCGGGCGTTTCAATAACGCCTTCAATGTTTCATTCAAATCATCAACAACCGGTTCTTTCATTTCCATCGCTTGGAACTCTTTGAAGTAAGCCGGTTCTTCCGACTTTTTATGATAAACAGGTGCATCTTCAGCTAGTGCGTCAGCCGATACTTCCGCCACCACTTCCCCATTGTGGAGGAGGCGCAGCATTTTATCATCTGTGACTTGGCCGATTGCAACTGCATTGACATTGTATTTCTCAAATAGGTCGATGACTTCTTGTTCACGGCCTTTTTTCACGACGATCAACATCCGCTCTTGCGATTCGGACAACATCATTTCATAAGCTGTCATACCTGCTTCACGTTGTGGAACCAAATCCAGGTTCAGTTCGACCCCATAGCCCGCTTTCGAAGCCATTTCCGCAGAGGAAGACGTTAAACCGGCCGCTCCCATGTCTTGGATTCCAATAAGTGCATCCGATTTGACTAGCTCCAAGCAAGCTTCCATAACCAATTTCTCAAGAAACGGATCTCCCGCCTGCATGACCGGCAATTCCGCTTCTTCATCCACTGCCACCTCGACTGATGACATGGTAGCCCCATGGATTCCGTCACGACCCGTCGTCGCACCCGCATACATGACCGTATTGCCTACTCCGGACGCAACTCCTTTTTGGATATCTTCGTGATTCAATAAACCGACAGCCATCGCATTGACGAGAGGGCGTTTGGAATAGCTATTGTCAAACTGCACTTCGCCTGCGATTGTCGGGATCCCGATAATGTTCCCGTAGCTGGCCATTCCCGCCACCGCTTCTTCCAATAGATAACGGTCCCGTTCATCCGTCAAATCGCCAAAACGAAGAGAGTTGACGAGCGCCACCGGACGGGCACCCATGGAAAAGACGTCGCGAAGAACACCGCCCGCTCCTGTTGCCGCACCGATGAAAGGCTCAATGGCTGAAGGCGAGTTATGCGACTCCATTTTAAAGACAGCCGCTTGATTATCGCCGATATCGACAATCCCAGCCCCTTCTCCCGGACCCTGCAAGACACGTTCGCCTTTCGTCGGGAATTTTCGGAGGACCGGTTTAGAGCTTTTATAAGAACAATGTTCAGACCACATGGCAGAGAATAGACCCGTTTCCGTATAGTTCGGCAGGCGGCCCAAGATGCCTTCCGCCCGTTCGAATTCCTCATCGGTCATGCCCATTTGGCGATATAACTTTTCCTCTTTGATCTGTTGTGCTGTTGGTTCATGCATGGCTGACATTGTTTTCACTCCAATTTTTCAAGATTGATTGAAATAAAGGGTATCCATCTGTTCCACCGATGATTTCTTCAACCGCCCGTTCCGGCAGCGGCATCATACCCAAGACATTGCCCTGTTCATTCAACACGCCGGCAATCGCACCCGTGCTGCCGTCACTGTTATCTTCCACATAAGTGAAAACAATACGGTCGTTCTGTTTCAGTTCCTCCAATGTTTCTTCATCGACAAAGTAGTTGCCGTATTGATGCGCGAATGGGATGGAGATTTCTTGATTCTCCGCATATTCGGAAGTGAATAGGGAAGATTTGTTTTGAATGGCGAGCTTCGCTTTGCCTGTTCTGAACTTCAATCCTTTGTTTTGAAGGAACGCCCCCGGCAATAGCCCGGCTTCCGCAAGGATTTGAAAACCGTTCCCGACACCCAATACCGGCTTTCCGGATGCCGCAAACGCTTGTAAGCTTTCGATAGCCGGTGAAGCTTGTGCAAGAGCGCCTGGGCGGAGGTAATCTCCATAGGAAGCACCGCTCGGAATTAAGACTGCATCATACTGCATTAGTTTTTGGTCGGCATCCAAATGCCAAACTAAATCTGCTTCTTCACCAACCACTTTTGTGACTGCATGAAGCATGTCCACATCGGAACTTAAGCCTGGAAGCACTAAAATAGCGAACTTCATTTGCCCGCAACCTCCCCGATTTCAAAGCGGTAGTTTTCAATGACTTTATTCACCAGAAGCTTCTCACACATCTCCGTGACACGCGCTTCAATCTCCTGATTTGTCCCTTCCAGTTCCAGTTCGATCAGTTTCCCTACGCGGACATTGCCCACTTCGTTGAAACCTAATGCGTGAAGAGCTTCTTGAGTCGCGATTCCTTGTGGATCTACTACACTTTCACGGAGCGTTACGTATACATTTACTTTCGTCATGTTTGGTTCCTCCCAAATGGAATTAGATTAGAATTGTTTGAAGGTCTGTTTTTCGCAAATTGGTTCGGATCTGTTTAATCTTCCCAGATACCCGTGGCGACAATTTCTTGCAGCGTGTTCTCAACATCATCGGTCATAATCGTAATATGCCCCATCTTGCGCTTCTCTTTAGCCTCCGCTTTGCCGTACAGATGGACCGACCAATCGGGGTGTTGTTTGATGACCCGGATCAGCGGGGCGACATGTTCCCCTAGGACATTGACCATGATGGAAGATGCCCATAATTTCGGCTTGCGGAGCGGCCACCCACAGACAGCACGGATATGTTGATGGAATTGGGAAACATTGCACGCTTCAATGGAATAATGACCCGAATTATGCGGCCGTGGGGCCAATTCGTTAATGATGATTTCATTGTTTTCCAGCACAAACATTTCAACTGCCAACGTACCAACCAACTGTAGGTGATCAGCAATTTTCTGTGCCGCTTCCTCAGCTCGTTGGATGACCGATGCGGCTACGCGCGCCGGTACGATCGATTCATGCAAAATATGATGCTTGTGGATGTTTTCCGCTACTGGCAAACAATATGATTCGCCTGCAGCATTCCGCTGAATGATGACAGAGATTTCCTTGATAAATGGAACGAACGCTTCCGCAATGCAGGCCGAATGGGCAAAGAGCGATTCTGCCTCTGGCAAATGTTTCGGAGAATCTAATTTCAATTGCCCTTTTCCGTCATACCCGCCAAATGCCGTTTTGACGATGCAAGGAAAGCCGATTGTGTCGATGGCATCTTTTAATTCATCAAACGTCTGGGCTGCAATATAAGGAGCGACCGGGGCGCCGGCTTGTCGGATTTCCGCTTTCTCGGTGATCCGGTTTTGTGTAATCCGGACGAGATCGGCGCCTTGCGGGACATGCGCAATTTCGGAAAGTCGCTTTAACCCCTCAAAGTCAATATTTTCAAACTCATATGTGATGACATCGCTCACCTCGCCCAATTCTTCAAGCGCCGCTTCGTCATTATAGGGAGCGACAATCTGGATATCGGCAATCTGGCCGCAAGGAGAATCCATCGTCGGGTCGAGAACCGCAATTTTAAATCCTGCTTCTTTCGCCGCCAATCCCATCATCCTGCCGAGCTGGCCTCCGCCGATGATGCCGATCGTCTGCCCCGGTAAAATGGTCTTCACAATA from Bacillus sp. OxB-1 encodes:
- the purF gene encoding amidophosphoribosyltransferase codes for the protein MLAELRGINEECGVFGIWGNEDAAQLTYYGLHALQHRGQEGAGIATKNGKGLQVIKGEGLVNEVFSGDKIEGLKGRSAIGQVRYTTEDGRGIENVQPLVFRSTTGSMAIAHNGNLVNARDLKEHLEKQGSIFQTTSDTEVLAHLIKRSSGSLTQRDRVKKALAILKGAFAFVLLTEEGLMVAQDPNGLRPLSLGKLGDAWVVASETCAFDIIGAEHIRSVEPGELLIINDKGLQSERFAPAADRAICSMEYVYFSRPDSDIDDINIHMARKRCGKQLAREIHIDADVVTGVPDSSISAAIGFSEESGIPYELGLIKNRYVGRTFIQPSQALREKGVKMKLSPVHQVVNGKRVVMVDDSIVRGTTSRRIVSLLKEAGATEVHVVIASPPLVSPCYYGVDISTDSELIATGRSVEEVRELIGADSLTFLSIEGMLNAMGRSPQMKNCGQCLACFTGEYPTDIYSDTAMPHEKEIVR
- the purL gene encoding phosphoribosylformylglycinamidine synthase subunit PurL, with amino-acid sequence MSAMHEPTAQQIKEEKLYRQMGMTDEEFERAEGILGRLPNYTETGLFSAMWSEHCSYKSSKPVLRKFPTKGERVLQGPGEGAGIVDIGDNQAAVFKMESHNSPSAIEPFIGAATGAGGVLRDVFSMGARPVALVNSLRFGDLTDERDRYLLEEAVAGMASYGNIIGIPTIAGEVQFDNSYSKRPLVNAMAVGLLNHEDIQKGVASGVGNTVMYAGATTGRDGIHGATMSSVEVAVDEEAELPVMQAGDPFLEKLVMEACLELVKSDALIGIQDMGAAGLTSSSAEMASKAGYGVELNLDLVPQREAGMTAYEMMLSESQERMLIVVKKGREQEVIDLFEKYNVNAVAIGQVTDDKMLRLLHNGEVVAEVSADALAEDAPVYHKKSEEPAYFKEFQAMEMKEPVVDDLNETLKALLKRPTIASKEWLYNQFDTQAGHNTVVAPGSSSGIIRVEGTNKGLAMTADCNSRFVYLDPETGGKIAVAEAARNLVCSGAEPIAITDCLNFGSADKPEVFWQLEKSADGISEACLKLNAPVISGNVSLSNEVNGVPVYPTPTIGMVGLVHDLSQVTTTVFKQAGDVIYLIGETAMEFGGSELQQMLEGKISGQVPAIDLDVEAKRQQELLAAIQNNLVQSATDLSEGGLAVALCEKAFGTAGLGAEVTVSGSAVTALFSETQSRFLVTVKEENAAAFEKAVADAVKIGTVTDNGQLVIKGDHDATLIDGTVEEFRSAWKGAIQCLLNSEA
- the purQ gene encoding phosphoribosylformylglycinamidine synthase subunit PurQ, which encodes MKFAILVLPGLSSDVDMLHAVTKVVGEEADLVWHLDADQKLMQYDAVLIPSGASYGDYLRPGALAQASPAIESLQAFAASGKPVLGVGNGFQILAEAGLLPGAFLQNKGLKFRTGKAKLAIQNKSSLFTSEYAENQEISIPFAHQYGNYFVDEETLEELKQNDRIVFTYVEDNSDGSTGAIAGVLNEQGNVLGMMPLPERAVEEIIGGTDGYPLFQSILKNWSENNVSHA
- the purS gene encoding phosphoribosylformylglycinamidine synthase subunit PurS, which encodes MTKVNVYVTLRESVVDPQGIATQEALHALGFNEVGNVRVGKLIELELEGTNQEIEARVTEMCEKLLVNKVIENYRFEIGEVAGK
- the purK gene encoding 5-(carboxyamino)imidazole ribonucleotide synthase, whose protein sequence is MVKTILPGQTIGIIGGGQLGRMMGLAAKEAGFKIAVLDPTMDSPCGQIADIQIVAPYNDEAALEELGEVSDVITYEFENIDFEGLKRLSEIAHVPQGADLVRITQNRITEKAEIRQAGAPVAPYIAAQTFDELKDAIDTIGFPCIVKTAFGGYDGKGQLKLDSPKHLPEAESLFAHSACIAEAFVPFIKEISVIIQRNAAGESYCLPVAENIHKHHILHESIVPARVAASVIQRAEEAAQKIADHLQLVGTLAVEMFVLENNEIIINELAPRPHNSGHYSIEACNVSQFHQHIRAVCGWPLRKPKLWASSIMVNVLGEHVAPLIRVIKQHPDWSVHLYGKAEAKEKRKMGHITIMTDDVENTLQEIVATGIWED